A single window of Gossypium arboreum isolate Shixiya-1 chromosome 13, ASM2569848v2, whole genome shotgun sequence DNA harbors:
- the LOC108463610 gene encoding phytosulfokines-like, with protein MDCKVIFSCMITMFLLFFILSSPIAVGRPETASSVQHAKNTPIITQVHLGEGEADQKVELDDSCEGIVEEEECLMRRTLAAHIDYIYTQKTKP; from the exons ATGGATTGTAAGGTCATCTTCTCTTGCATGATCACCATGTTCCTCCTCTTCTTCATATTATCTTCTCCCATTGCTGTTGGTCGCCCAGAAACTGCATCTTCAGTTCAACATGCTAAGAATACTCCAATCATAACTCAAGTACATCTG GGTGAAGGTGAAGCAGACCAGAAGGTTGAGTTGGACGATAGCTGCGAGGGAATTGTAGAAGAAGAAGAATGCTTGATGAGAAGAACACTTGCAGCTCATATTGATTACATCTATACCCAGAAAACCAAAccttga